In Papaver somniferum cultivar HN1 chromosome 9, ASM357369v1, whole genome shotgun sequence, the genomic stretch TATCCCTCTACTTGATTGTTTCTTTGGTAATTCTATTCATTGAAAGCTTCGCTGTGTTCATAGACTATGACAATTATACCATAGCCAGGATATTGTTGGCGTTCTGTGTGATCATAATGGCTGGAGTAAATTTTGTAGGGTTGATTGGCCAAAGCGTTCTGTATTATGCTTGCAAATAATCAAGTGATCGATAAAGAGGTTTTGTATGCGCATCTTGCTGGGAAGGAATCTGGTAACAGGGAAGTTTAAGGAATGGGTTTAGAATAATGAAGAGATCTTGATTCCTGTTAGGCATTTTTATTTCGAAACATCTCTGTTGAATAgtaatttcttttgttggttgtttAGTTTATGCATCCCATTTTGTGTCAAATGCTTACATTTTTCGAATCGAATTAAAGTACTACTTCTGAATTTCCCTACTGACTTATTATATTGGAGTACTACTAAATTTAAGCAAAAATGGATATCTTTGCATCACAAATCAAGagcaataatttttttatttttgggccCTTAAATTTTcttcttaaattttttttatatccTTTTGGAACTCCTGTACTCCATCTTGTCGTGTTCTTGGATCGTTTATGCCACTGATCTCATCATGATTAGAGAGATTTTGTGGTCATTGATATCATCTCAACGGTTATTCCATTGATTGGTTTTGTATATTGAAATCTCgtcctttgaaaatgaagaacacgctACAATCGGCCAGAATCTTTATCCTCGGTTCGGTTTGCAACAGCTATCACGCTTAAATGCAACACTAAATAAGAGTGAACTCTACTACCCAACTAGGCTACTGCATTACTAGCCTACTATATTGTAGTGTTTCCAAAAGAAAATTATTCTTATATACAATGCAAGTCATTTTCTTAATTTAATACTTGCCCATAGTTTTCACCTTCACTGGAAATTTTCATCAAGGAAGAGAGAAAGAAATAACAAGTCTTGGTTTGTTCGTATTACTAAAAACAGTCGATTAAAGAAGAAAGCAAAGGCATTTCTTCATTTGTAGAGTGGACCTAAGCATTATTGCAGGTAATTATGGTACCTTAGTTCCCTTTGTTTTGCTTTCATTTTCTTGAAACTCCTTAGGAAATTTCGTCCTTATCTCTATCAAGTTTGGGAGTTGTTTAAAATGCTAATGCATGTGAACAATATTCATTAAAGTTAGTGTAGCCCTGATTATGCTGATCAAAACAAAGAGTTAAATGCCTTTATGATTTAATCATAGCTTGTCTGTTTATTCAAATTTAAATATAAGTTTGATGCTGAATAATTTCTGAGTTCACGCCATGTTTTTTTAGATCTGAGTCGGGTATAAATCTTACTCGGCATCTGATTCGTTGGAGTCAAAATCGTTTATTACTCTTTGGATGTCTGATTTACAGTCGGACTCAGTTATACATGACTCTTTGGGGCACATATATTGGATCCCAACATTTTTGATAACCCTGATATTTGATACATGTCTGATTACAACAACCCGAAATTAATGCCCAGCAATTTTATAGACGCTCTATTTAGGTGCAATACGTAAAAGTCTAATGCCTCTTCTCTTCCTGGCTACAAAAATTCAAGAATGCATCTCTTTTCAGTAAACCAACTCAAGCCTCAACTGCCTCCACTACCTTTGTATTAATGGCATTTACATTTTCGCGAATCTTCTACCGAACACATTAAAATTAACTTAACCATGAAGTAGTATTTTACATGGCATTTCCAGCAATTCCTTCCAACCATTAACTCACTATACATATTTAGTTGAGATGCATCATCTTATTCTGTTCTCTAATCATCACTAGTGAAATCACTAAGCAAGAAAAATGGATTTGTCTATCAAAGAGGCAGTGAAAACCATAGCAAAATCATCTCAGAGGAACATCTTGTTCATAACCTTCATCTTCATACTTCCACTTACGTTATTCCAGATGTTGTTCTTATGTAGTCTATTTTAGCTCGTTAGTAATCTAAGTGAGAAATCTTTGATTTCATACTTTATCTATAATTTCGTCTATCTGGTTCTCTTCCTCACCTTCTATCTTCTCTCTACCTCAGCTATGACCTTCACCATAGCTTCTAATTGCGTTTCCAAACGTATCTCTTGCGTTTCAATTCTTTTAGCGATTCCTCGTTATCAAAACGTATTTTAATCACCTTTGTTTACCCTTTACCCCTCATGATCGGTGCATACCTAGCCAACTTTACTTTGATTTATCTGATAATAAATGTGATACCGATAGCCGAAATGAATAATGCTATAGCTGTTATTTTTGCTGTCATCTATGGCCTCTTCGTCACTGTTGTTGATGCGTATATTATAGCATTCTGGAACTTAGCCAATGTGATTTCCGTTCTTGAACCAAATGCTCATGGTTTATCAGCCATGAAAAGAAGTAAACAACTATTACGTGGgaaaactgctgctgctgctgcattatTTGTATCAGTCTACTCGGTTGCTGTTTCGGTAATTCTATTAATTGAAAACTTGGCTATGGACATGGACTATGACATTCATACCATAGCTAGGATTTTGCTGTTGGCATTCTCTGTGATCATAATGACTGGAGCAAAATTCGTTGGGTTGATTGGCCAAAGTTCTGTATTATACTTGCAAGAGTTACAGTTATCAAGTGATCCATCACGAGGTTTTGGATGCGCATCTTGACGGGATGGAATTTGGTAACAGTAATTATAACCGCGTTGAAGTTGATAATATGGAAGTTAAAGAATGGGTTTAGAATTAAGAGAGCTTGTTAGGTTTTTTTATGTTGCAAATATTTCTGTTGGCAAGTAACTAGTTGCTTTTGTTGGTGATTAGGTATATGCATCCAAATTTGTAGTGTCAAAATTGCTTACAGCTTTCACATGGAAATAAACTATTTCTGAATTTCACTGCCGTTTCATTCATTTGTTTCAACAATTACAGCTCCAATTCCACAAACAAGTGATCGTAAAGAGGTTTTTCTATTTCgcaaacatttatgttggaagtaGTTGCttttgttggttatttagtttatGCATCTCAATTTGTAGTGTCAAATACTTACAGCTTTGGCATCGAAATGAAGTACTATTTCTGAATTTCTCTACTGACATATTATATTGGAGTACTATTGACGTGAAGCAAAGGTGACCTTCTCGAACTCCTGCACTCCATCATGCCGTTAAATAAGGGTGAACTCTTCTACCTTCTAGGATACTGACTGCATTACTAACCCACTGTCTCGTGGTGTTTCCAAAAGAAGATTATACTGACAATAAAAGTCATTTTCTTAAACTAATACTTACCCATAGTTTTAACCTTCACTGGAAATTTTCATCAAGGAAGAGAGAAGAAATAACAAGTCTTGTTTGTTCATATTACTAAAAACagtcgattgaagaagaaatttcttCATTTGTTGAGTGGACCTAAACATTATTGCAAGTAATTATGGTACCTTAGTTCCCTTCGCTTTGCTTTCATTTTCTTGAGACTCCTTATGAAATTTCGTCCTTATCTCTATCAAGTGTTGGGAGTTGCTTAAAATACTAAAGCATGTGAACAATATTCATTAAAGTTATAATATTTGTAATATGCGACTGTTTTTCCTTctgatttctcaagaaaaatgATTATGTTCCATAAAGACTTACTCAGTAGTTTCTCTGAAGGTTAAGTGAAGCCAACTAAGTATGAACACATATACTGACGTATAATGTAGGATGCATAATATTGAGTCTAATTCAACTTGATTAAGTTGTTAACCGACCACCCCCAGCATCCTAGATTACTAGCATTTATTTTGACGGCTGTTCTTGACCCTAGAGTTGGTAGCCTGTATGGGACCTAAGAATTTAATGAATAAGTCTGAGTTGATAGCTGGTGTTTAGTGGTAATTGATGAAAGTTTCATGGTGATCATATTATATTAAAATTTGTAGGGTGGATTTGCCATTATGTTTGCAAGAATTACCACAATCAAGTGACCGATAAAGAGGTTTTGTATGCGCATCTTGTTGGGAAGGAATCCGGTAACGGGGAGGAATGTAATTGTGCCTACCTAACCAATTTCGCCTCCTTTTTCTGATGTTAAATGTAATTGCCAGAATGCATAATTCTTTAGCTGTCATTTTTGCTATCATCTATGGTTCGGTCGTCAGGGGTGTTGATGTGTATATTATAGCATTATATGGAACTAAGCCAGCGTGCTGTCAGTTCTGGATCCAAATGTTCATGGTTTATCAGCCATGAAAAGGAGTAAACAACTATTATGTGGGAAAACTGCAGATGCTGCATTTTTGTTTGTATCACTCTACTGTTTCGGTATTAATTGAAAGCTTGGCCATTGTCATGGACTATGACAATTTTATCATATATAGGTAGGATTTTGTGGATCATGTTCTGCATGATCGTAATGGCCGGAGTAAAGCATTCTGTATTATGCTTGCAAGAGTTACCACATATACGAAAAACTACACGAACGTCCTAGCTAGTAACTAGAAAAACAATATATAGTCTGCTGCTTCTCTCTCGGCTGTCTGATATCACTGGCTGTAAAGAATAATTGTACTAGTCAGCTAATCTAGCCAGAGCAGCATGAAGCTCTCTATCAATCCCAGACCATTTACTTAACCGATAACTCTGACTACTTCCATTTGCAAGATATGTCACCTGCATCGAACGTATTTTTACAGAAGAATCACTAT encodes the following:
- the LOC113311175 gene encoding uncharacterized protein LOC113311175; the encoded protein is MNNAIAVIFAVIYGLFVTVVDAYIIAFWNLANVISVLEPNAHGLSAMKRSKQLLRGKTAAAAALFVSVYSVAVSVILLIENLAMDMDYDIHTIARILLLAFSVIIMTGAKFVGLIGQSSVLYLQELQLSSDPSRGFGCAS